One part of the Hydra vulgaris chromosome 01, alternate assembly HydraT2T_AEP genome encodes these proteins:
- the LOC136075017 gene encoding zinc finger protein 862-like translates to MTSEAKKIQDSKPISKNLKTFLSWGKESVIGYTEENGLVVKIWCKICARNKTEILTDALVKGVSNHSLKAFTEGTCVVTKYQVDRHLRGQSHRLAVLIDNGNSEDPGSSCIANLDMENLLTITQDNREALLKMIRTAYEMALKPSMPHSHFKTLIKCQRLNGALLLQGKDNNKAAREYISCIASAIKEKVAKIVNETNFFSILSDGSQARKTKDEKELILVRVEREGTPACFVVSLLDMNSLGGMNANTIKKAIDSIFIETGSVPLTASAYKYKLVSATADGACVNFGIYNGVLTQLKKDRMWLIKIHCVNHRLELAIKDAVKDISQYKECERFYISIFNLFRNSGKLKCAVKKAAEALNITYYTLPKIFGTRFISHRRRGFTKLLHNWPSLIVGFDNTLADRDTKADMRAKLSGLSKRLHDYRLLCMVCSYLDILEKLSPLSLVFEKQMLMVNELKPAVDITKASLAELSHEDIDNIIDSYLLKFKINEKDGSTNLLSSYFKEGNELNKSNPEFVEIELNNMANLNFECIHSAIKVRKLAIEIILPLINDRFSSLLNPIFESMDWLDPQVWTADSMYGDASISLLLNEFFYPLEKLGMDFKMVLSEWRAAKLLINAQYTTALTPLQIWQNIFLYYKIKFPNLSLLVELLMCIAGSNSAVERVFSILTVILTDRRLKMNHSTMEDSIIIAGNDTNFTQQERDDILSRAVDIFLDKRRVFFLDSANASIATDYSSEESCTSEDISSISESDG, encoded by the exons ATGACatctgaagcaaaaaaaattcaagatagtaaaccaatatctaagaacttaaaaacttttctttcgtgggggaaagaatcagttattgGATACACGGAAGAAAATGGCTTAGTTGTCAAAATATGGTGTAAGATTTGTGCTAGGAacaaaactgaaattttaacGGATGCTTTAGTTAAAGGAGTATCAAATCATTCTTTGAAAGCGTTTACGGAGGGAACTTGTGTGGTGACAAAGTATcag gtTGATCGCCATCTTAGAGGGCAAAGCCATAGATTAGCGGTGCTGATTGATAATGGTAACTCAGAAGATCCTGGAAGTAGTTGTATTGCTAACCTCGATATGGAAAACTTGTTAACTATTACACAAGACAACCGCGAAGCGTTATTAAAGATGATTAGAACAGCCTATGAAATGGCTCTAAAACCAAGCATGCCACATAGCCATTTCAAGACACTGATCAAATGCCAAAGACTTAATGGTGCACTCCTTTTACAAGGAAAAGACAACAATAAAGCAG caCGTGAATATATCTCATGCATTGCCAGTGccattaaagaaaaagttgctAAAATTGTCAATGAAACAAACTTTTTCTCCATTCTTTCCGATGGTTCTCAGGCTAGAAAAACAAAGGATGAAAAAGAGTTGATTCTTGTGCGCGTTGAACGCGAAGGGACCCCTGCCTGTTTTGTAGTTTCTTTACTTGATATGAACAGTTTGGGTGGTATGAATGCCAATACCATTAAAAAGGCTATTGATAGCATTTTTATTGAAACCGGTAGTGTTCCTTTAACTGCGTCAGCTTACAAATACAAACTTGTAAGCGCTACGGCCGACGGAGCTTGCGTTAATTTTGGAATTTATAATGGCGTgttaacacaattaaaaaaagatagaatGTGGCTGATAAAAATTCACTGCGTAAACCATCGTTTAGAATTAGCAATAAAAGATGCTGTGAAAGATATTTCCCAGTATAAAGAGTGTGAACGTTTTTACATTtccatatttaatttatttcgcAATTCTGGAAAGCTAAAATGCGCAGTTAAAAAAGCTGCTGAGGCTTTGAACATTACATATTACACGTTGCCTAAAATATTTGGAACGCGCTTTATAAGTCACAGGAGACGCGGCtttacaaaacttttacataattGGCCTTCGCTTATTGTGGGTTTCGATAATACTCTTGCTGATCGCGACACTAAAGCAGATATGCGTGCTAAACTTTCTGGATTGTCCAAACGGTTGCATGACTACAGACTATTATGTATGGTTTGTAGTTATTTGGACATCTTAGAAAAGTTATCACCATTATCATtggtttttgaaaaacaaatgttaatgGTGAATGAGTTAAAACCAGCGGTGGATATAACAAAGGCTAGCTTAGCGGAATTAAGCCATGaagatattgataatattattgatTCATATTTACTCAAGtttaaaatcaatgaaaaagaTGGTTCAACCAATCTTCTTTCTTCGTATTTCAAAGAAGGTAACGAATTGAATAAATCAAACCCTGAGTTTGTTGAGATTGAACTCAACAATATGGCTAATCTTAACTTTGAATGTATTCATTCTGCCATTAAAGTAAGAAAATTAGCAATTGAAATCATTCTGCCATTAATAAACGATAGATTTAGTTCGCTGTTAAATCCCATATTCGAATCAATGGATTGGTTAGATCCGCAAGTATGGACAGCAGACAGCATGTATGGTGATGCCAGCATATCTTTATTGCTAAACGAATTTTTTTACCCTCTAGAAAAATTAGGAATGGATTTTAAAATGGTTCTTTCGGAATGGAGAGCTgcaaaactattaataaatgcGCAGTACACCACTGCACTCACACCATTGCAAATATGGcagaatatttttctttattataaaattaagtttccAAACTTGAGTCTTTTAGTTGAACTTCTGATGTGTATTGCTGGTTCTAATTCAGCTGTCGAACGCGTTTTCAGTATTTTGACTGTGATTTTGACTGATAGGCGTTTAAAGATGAACCACTCAACAATGGAAGACTCAATAATCATAGCAGGGAATGACACGAATTTCACTCAACAAGAACGCGATGATATTTTAAGTCGTGCTGTGGATATTTTCTTAGATAAGCGAAgagtttttttccttgattcAGCTAATGCTAGTATTGCCACTGATTATAGTAGCGAAGAAAGCTGCACCAGTGAAGATATAAGTTCTATATCTGAATCGGAcggataa